Proteins encoded in a region of the Quercus lobata isolate SW786 chromosome 8, ValleyOak3.0 Primary Assembly, whole genome shotgun sequence genome:
- the LOC115955077 gene encoding signal peptide peptidase-like 4 produces MTLTKTKSKLAPLNLMGFQRDMLCVVGVLLVISVTLGSAGDIVHQDDVTPSKKGCDNNFVLVKVPTWINGIEEREYVGVGARFGPTLESKEKRANHTKVVLADPPDCCSTLKNNLSGEVVLVHRGNCSFTKKANIAEAASAIAILIINNRTELFKMVCEHNETDLDIKIPTVMLPQDAGMNLKNQLEKNSTVSVQLYSPLRPLVDIAEVFLWLMAVGTILCASYWSAWSAREAAIEQDKLLKDGSDEVLNLEDVGSSGSVDISTTAAILFVVIASCFLVMLYKLMSTWFIEVLVVLFCIGGVEGLQTCLVALFSCFRWFEHAGQSFVKVPIFGAISYLTLAISPFCIAFAVVWAVKRQLTFAWIGQDILGIALIITVLQIVHVPNLKVGTVLLGCAFLYDIFWVFVSKWWFHESVMIVVARGDKSGEDGIPMLLKIPRMFDPWGGYSVIGFGDIILPGLLVAFSLRYDWLSKKSLRTGYFVWAMTAYGLGLLITYVALNLMDGHGQPALLYIVPFTLGTFLTLGKKRGDLHILWTRGEPERHCPHIQLQPSQ; encoded by the exons ATGACTCTGACAAAGACCAAATCTAAGTTAGCTCCTTTGAATTTAATGGGTTTTCAGAGAGATATGTTGTGTGTAGTGGGAGTTTTGTTGGTGATTAGTGTGACTCTTGGCTCAGCTGGAGACATAGTTCACCAAGACGACGTTACTCCCTCTAAGAAAGGATGTGACAACAACTTTGTTCTG GTAAAAGTCCCAACTTGGATTAATGGTATAGAAGAGAGGGAATATGTCGGTGTTGGTGCTCGATTTGGCCCGACCTTGGAATCAAAGGAAAAGCGTGCTAATCATACTAAAGTTGTTCTGGCTGACCCTCCTGATTGTTGTAGCACACTCAAGAATAAT CTTTCAGGGGAGGTTGTTCTGGTGCACCGAGGAAATTGCAGCTTCACAAAGAAGGCTAACATTGCTGAAGCTGCTTCCGCTATAGCCATCCTCATAATAAACAACCGTACAG AACTTTTCAAGATGGTTTGTGAACATAATGAAACCGACCTAGATATAAAAATACCTACAGTAATGCTCCCACAAGATGCTGGTATGAACTTGAAAAATCAATTGGAAAAGAACTCCACAG TGTCTGTGCAGCTATACTCTCCTCTGCGTCCACTGGTTGACATTGCAGAAGTGTTTTTGTGGCTTATGGCTGTTGGCACCATCTTATGTGCTTCTTATTGGTCTGCATGGAGTGCCAGAGAAGCAGCTATTGAGCAGGACAAGCTATTAAAG GATGGTTCAGATGAAGTTTTAAATTTGGAAGATGTTGGCTCTAGTGGTTCTGTAGACATCAGTACAACAGCAGCAATTCTCTTTGTTGTGATTGCTTCCTGTTTCCTGGTTATGCTTTACAAACTTATGTCAACATGGTTTATTGAGGTTCTAGTGGTTCTATTTTGCATTGGTGGGGTAGAG GGCCTGCAAACCTGCTTGGTGGCTTTGTTTTCATG TTTCAGATGGTTTGAACATGCTGGACAGTCGTTTGTTAAGGTTCCCATCTTTGGAGCTATCTCATATCTGACCCTGGCAATTTCCCCCTTCTGCATAGCATTTGCTGTTGTTTGGGCTGTCAAACGCCAGCTCACCTTTGCTTGGATTGGTCAAGATATCCTT GGTATTGCACTAATAATCACAGTTCTTCAAATTGTTCATGTTCCGAATCTCAAG GTTGGAACAGTCCTTCTCGGTTGTGCCTTTTTGTATGACATCTTTTGGGTATTTGTTTCTAAATGGTGGTTCCATGAGAGTGTGATGATAGTG GTAGCTCGTGGTGATAAGAGTGGTGAGGATGGTATTCCAATGCTACTAAAAATCCCACGGATGTTTGATCCTTGGGGTGGTTACAGCGTTATTGGATTTGGTGACATTATCTTACCAGGATTGCTGGTAGCATTTTCACTAAG GTATGATTGGTTGTCAAAGAAGAGTCTTCGAACAGGCTACTTCGTCTGGGCAATGACTGCATATGGTTTAG GTCTCCTTATCACATATGTGGCTTTGAACTTGATGGATGGACATGGCCAACCGGCTTTGCTTTACATTGTTCCATTCACCCTTG GAACATTTTTGACATTGGGAAAGAAGAGAGGTGATCTTCACATACTGTGGACAAGAGGAGAACCAGAGAGACATTGCCCACATATACAACTCCAACCTTCCCAATAA